DNA from Metabacillus flavus:
GGAGAAGACTGCGAAATTGGCCCTAACACTGAGATTAAAGACAGTGTAATAGGCGACCGCACAGTGATTCGCCAATCAGTAGTTCACGATAGTGAAATTGGTAAGCAAGTCGCAGTGGGGCCGTTTGCTCATATTCGTCCGCAGTCCTCTGTTTCGGATGAAGTGAAAATCGGCAACTTTGTGGAAATCAAGAAAACATCTATGGGCAAAGGAAGCAAAGCCTCTCACTTGAGCTACATCGGCGATGCAGAAATCGGTTCAGATGTTAACCTTGGCTGCGGTTCGATCACAGTGAACTACGATGGGAAGAATAAGGCTCTAACAAAGGTGGAAGATGGGGCATTTATCGGATGCAATTCTAACTTGATTGCACCTGTAACGGTTGGAAAAGGAGCCTATGTTGCAGCAGGCTCAACGATTACAGAAGATGTGCCGGGTCAAGCGCTATCGGTTGCACGCGCTAGACAAGTCAATAAAGAAGACTATGTCGGCCGTCTGAGCATGAATCAAAATTCTAATTCCTAATTGGAGGTTCACCACATTATGTCAAATCAGTACGGTGATGCAAATTTAAAGATTTTCTCACTGAATTCTAATCCCGGTCTTGCGGAAGAAATAGCAAATGTTGTAGGCGTTCAGCTTGGAAAATGTTCCGTTACCCGTTTCAGTGACGGCGAAATTCAAATCAACATTGAAGAAAGTATCCGCGGCTGTGACGTATACATCATTCAGTCTACAAGCGGACCTGTTAACGAACACCTGATGGAACTTTTGATTATGATTGATGCATTGAAACGTGCTTCTGCCAAAACGATTAACATTGTTATGCCTTATTACGGATACGCCCGTCAAGATCGTAAAGCGCGCGCGCGCGAGCCGATTACAGCGAAGCTTGTGGCGAATCTTCTTGAAACAGCAGGAGCGGACCGTGTTATCACTTTAGACTTGCACGCACCTCAGATTCAAGGATTCTTCGATATTCTGATTGACCACTTAATGGGTGTTCCGATCCTTGGAGATTACTTCAGCAAAAAGGATCTTAAAGATATCGTAATCGTTTCCCCGGACCACGGCGGAGTAACCCGTGCCCGTAAGCTGGCAGATCGTCTGAAAGCACCGATTGCCATCATCGACAAACGCAGACCGCGCCCTAATGTGGTTGAAGTGATGAATATCGTCGGTAACATTGAAGGAAAAACAGCGATTCTGATTGATGACATTATTGATACAGCTGGTACGATTACACTTGCAGCTAATGCACTCGTTGAAAACGGCGCATCTGAAGTGTATGCATGCTGTACACACCCTGTTCTGTCAGGCCCTGCAATCGAGAGAATCCAGAATTCCAAGATTAAGGAGCTTGTTGTAACAAACTCCATTGCGCTTACGGAAGAAAAGAAAATCGATAAGGTGATTGAACTCTCCGTAGCTCCCCTTATTGGTGAAGCAATCATCCGTATTCATGAAGAGCAATCTGTAAGTACACTGTTCGATTAATCCATCCTTATGTTTAGACCGGACGAATTGTGGGAATTGACTATAATAAGCAATTATCACGATGTTAGGAAGGTGTAGGACATGAGCACAACGATTAAAGCGAAAGAAAGAAAAGATTTAAAAAAATCCGCTACACGGGCAATTCGATTGCAAGGCCATGTGCCTGGCATCATATATGGATTTAAAACAGATAACAAAGCTGTCTCCATTGACAGCATCGAGCTATTGAAGGTTCTGCGTGATGAAGGACGCAACGCAATCATTCAGCTTGATGTAGATGGTAAAAAGCATTCAGTAATGGTTAATGATATGCAGCGCGACACCATGAAGAACGAAATTTTGCATGCTGACTTTTTAGCTGTAAATATGAATTCTGAAGTGGATGTAGAAGTCCCGCTTACCTTAACCGGTGAATCGCAGGGCGTAAAAGACGGAGGAGTGCTTCAACAGCCTCTTTACCAGATTTCCGTTACAGCGAAGCCAAACGATATCCCGCAAACGATTGAAGTGGATATTTCAAGCCTTGCTGTCAATGAAACGCTGACTGTATCCGATTTGAAGGATTCCAAAAAATATACAATCAATCATGAAGATGATGAAGTTATCGCTTCTATTCTTCCTCCTCAAGCAGAAGAAGAAATTGATTCTGGCGAAGA
Protein-coding regions in this window:
- a CDS encoding ribose-phosphate diphosphokinase, translating into MSNQYGDANLKIFSLNSNPGLAEEIANVVGVQLGKCSVTRFSDGEIQINIEESIRGCDVYIIQSTSGPVNEHLMELLIMIDALKRASAKTINIVMPYYGYARQDRKARAREPITAKLVANLLETAGADRVITLDLHAPQIQGFFDILIDHLMGVPILGDYFSKKDLKDIVIVSPDHGGVTRARKLADRLKAPIAIIDKRRPRPNVVEVMNIVGNIEGKTAILIDDIIDTAGTITLAANALVENGASEVYACCTHPVLSGPAIERIQNSKIKELVVTNSIALTEEKKIDKVIELSVAPLIGEAIIRIHEEQSVSTLFD
- a CDS encoding 50S ribosomal protein L25/general stress protein Ctc, which gives rise to MSTTIKAKERKDLKKSATRAIRLQGHVPGIIYGFKTDNKAVSIDSIELLKVLRDEGRNAIIQLDVDGKKHSVMVNDMQRDTMKNEILHADFLAVNMNSEVDVEVPLTLTGESQGVKDGGVLQQPLYQISVTAKPNDIPQTIEVDISSLAVNETLTVSDLKDSKKYTINHEDDEVIASILPPQAEEEIDSGEEQEPGEPENAEGREGEDEAE